From Lolium rigidum isolate FL_2022 unplaced genomic scaffold, APGP_CSIRO_Lrig_0.1 contig_26634_1, whole genome shotgun sequence, one genomic window encodes:
- the LOC124680724 gene encoding GDSL esterase/lipase EXL3-like: protein MRLQELVAVAAMVAVAVAVRPALCREQVNGAGLTAEERMKPMATAVLVFGDSIVDPGNNNNLHTQIKANHAPYGKDFVNHVATGRFSNGLVPSDFVAQKLHVKTLVSSWLNVGHTPEDLLTGVSFASGATGYDPLTPKIVGVITLEQQLEYFDHYRGKLVAIAGEEEAERIIDGAFFFVCAGTDDVANTYFTTPFRSVEYDIPSYVDLLLVGVNKFLRSLNKRGAKLIGFVGMPPIGCVPSQRTVGGGLHRRCEPKRNYAAQLYNSKVQQLITGLTSEPGFHTRVVYLGIYDIILELAENGDRWGFTETTRGCCGTGLIEVTNLCDTRFMGVCDDVSKHVFFDSFHPTQRAYEIIVDNMWDTYGHLLQP, encoded by the exons ATGCGGCTGCAGGAGCTCGTCGCGGTGGCGGCAatggtggccgtggccgtggcggtgcGGCCGGCGCTGTGCCGGGAGCAGGTCAACGGGGCAGGGCTCACGGCGGAGGAGAGGATGAAGCCGATGGCGACGGCGGTGCTGGTGTTCGGCGACTCCATCGTGGATccgggcaacaacaacaacctccACACCCAGATCAAGGCCAACCATGCGCCCTACGGCAAGGACTTCGTGAACCACGTCGCCACCGGACGCTTCTCCAACGGACTCGTGCCCTCCGACTTTGTTG CCCAGAAGCTTCACGTGAAGACGCTAGTGTCTTCCTGGCTCAACGTGGGGCACACCCCGGAGGATCTCCTCACCGGCGTCAGCTTCGCCTCCGGTGCCACCGGATATGATCCTCTCACTCCTAAAATCGTG GGCGTGATCACACTCGAGCAACAACTGGAATACTTTGACCACTACCGTGGCAAGCTGGTGGCCattgccggcgaggaggaggcggagaggatCATCGACGGAGCCTTCTTCTTTGTTTGCGCTGGCACGGATGATGTCGCCAACACCTACTTCACAACACCATTCCGGAGCGTAGAGTATGACATCCCTTCCTACGTggacctcctcctcgtcggcgttaACAAGTTCCTCCGCAGCCTCAACAAACGAGGCGCAAAGCTGATCGGCTTCGTAGGCATGCCACCTATCGGATGCGTTCCGTCGCAGCGGACGGTGGGTGGAGGGCTccaccgccgctgcgagcccaagCGTAACTACGCAGCGCAGCTCTACAACTCAAAGGTTCAGCAGCTCATCACCGGCCTCACCTCGGAGCCAGGGTTCCACACGCGTGTTGTCTATCTAGGTATCTATGACATCATACTCGAGCTCGCGGAAAATGGTGATCGATGGGGGTTCACGGAAACAACCCGTGGGTGCTGCGGGACAGGGTTGATCGAGGTGACGAACCTTTGCGACACTAGGTTCATGGGGGTGTGCGACGATGTGTCGAAGCATGTCTTCTTCGATAGCTTCCACCCGACGCAGAGAGCATACGAGATCATCGTCGACAACATGTGGGACACCTACGGTCACCTCCTACAACCCTGA